TATTGTATTTATATAGCCTAAATTTTATGTGGCTTAATTTAGTGGCCATTATGATCATTCCTTTTTACTCTTTGTATTTTTCAGTCTCGCAAATAGGGGTAATTCTTTCTTTTGCCGGTGTGGGTATGCTTGTGGGTAATTTATTTTCAATTTCACTATTCAGGCGTTTTAATTATCGTATTCTTTTTCACCTGGCTGCATTGGGTTTGTTATTTAACTTGTGTATGGTTGCTTTTTTTGGAGAGCATTATTTTTTAAGCTGTTTTTTCATTGGGTTGGGTAGCTTTTTTAGTTCTGTTTGTTACGCGTTGGCTCAATATTTTTCTTTAAGCATTGTTGATTCTGGGGCCTTATCACATTTTTATGGCATTAGAAATTTTATTAATACACTCATTTCATTAGTATTATTTATTCTTTTATGGTGTTTGGTCAGTAGCTCGTTAAGTCACTTTCTGCGGGATTTTTTCCATATCCAACAAACCAGTTTAATGTCTTTGTTTTTCTTATCGTTGGCATTTATCTGGATGGTGTTTTACGTTTTTAACTTTATTTACAGCCGTCAATTTAAAGAAGGTACGTCATCCTGAACTAAGATTCATCCAGGCCAAACCAAACTTAAGGTTGCCTGGATGTAACGCCGTGAAATTAGGGGGCGTATACGGCAAAGTTAGAATGCGCCGGGAATCAGTGAGGCAACCACTCCCTTGGGGGTTTTGGGGGTGCTAAATGGATTATTTATTTCGATGGAGGCTATATTGCCTTCGACTACTCCTAAAAGTAACAGGGGGGCTGTATAAGTGCGAGGGCGCATAATTTTTTCAAATTTATCTTGTAATTTAGTATCTTGGGGATCAAGTAACTCTATATCTAAGAGCAAACTCGCAGGTTTTGTATGCTTAATCACTTTTTTAAAATTATTTTCTGCATGCTCGCCTGATAATAAACCTAACGGAGCGATGAGGGTTAAGATTTTAGCTACTGCAGCAGGATTAATTGGATGAGTGGTTACGGCTATATTTTTTGCATTTAATAAATCGGCTTTATGTAAGATGGCCAAGGCCTCCGCAACTTGCCGGGGGGATTTTTCGTGCTGCATTACAACGGCCAAATACACTTGTTTTTCAGCATCCACGAGTAGGCCGTGATCTTGTAATGTGCAAATGGCAGAAAAAAGATGCTTCAGTTTTGGCAATTTTAATTTGGGGAGCTCCTGAGAAGGTTGCTGAGATTTTGGATAATTTAAAACGGCCATAGCATTTTCATCAGAGAAAAGCTGGTTTGCTTTTAATAACCTGCAACATTGGAACAGAGCGCTTTCGATAAAGTTACTAATGCATGAGAATTTTAGTAGTTGTGGGGTATCACATAGATTAATAATATCTAATGCTGTTTTAAAATCTAATTCTGTCTCAAGGTTGGCTTCAAGCACTTTTTTAATTTCTTTGGGAAAAAGGGCTTTCTCTCTTGAGCTTAGGTTTTTATAGCTATTGATTAATGTGTTTATTGTTAAGGTGGTTTGAGGCGATAGGGTGGTCATAATGCCATTCCTTTGTTCTAAATGATTATGTGTTGAGCATATTTTATTGCAAATAGACCTAAAAAAGCAATATATTATTAATTTTGCTTCATAGAAGAGGTGTTTTGAGGCTGTTATGAATAGGGTTTTGCTGGGCCTTGGGGAAGCCCAGCCTACATCTTAGATACCGCTTATTGCGTAAATTGATTAATAGTGTGTGTTAAACGTTTCACTAATTCATCAATTTCTTCTTCAGTAATGGTGAGCGGAGGTAATAAGCGTACAACGGTATCTGCAGTGACATTAAAGATGATGCCATTGGCTAAACCTATATTACGCATGTCCATAGCTGGTCTATCCAATTCTACGCCAATCATATAACCTTTTCCACGAATTGCCTTAACATGTGGATGTTCACCTAAGTTTTGAATGAGCTTATCCATTAATAGGGCACTATTACGGGTAACCAGATCGCAAATTTTATCCCGCTCAATGATTTCTAATACAGTTAAGGCGGTGGCACAGGCTAGTGGGTTACCTCCAAAGGTAGAGCCATGATTTCCTGGTTTGAATAAATCCGTAGCTTTTTTACTCATCAGGCAAGCACCGATGGGTATGCCATTACCTAGACCTTTCGCCGTAGTAAGAATATCGGGTTGAATATTATGGTGCATGCATGCATACAGTTTACCAGTACGCCCATTTCCAGTTTGGATTTCATCCAAAATAAGCATCCAATCATGTTGTTCACATAATTTGGCCACTGCGCGCAAATAGCCTTCTTCGGCGGCGTAAATCCCACCTTCACCTTGAATCGGTTCTAGCATCACCGCGACCACATCTTCCCGATTAGCCGCAATCGTATGGATGGCTTCAATGTCATTAAAAGGGGCGCGAATAAATCCGGGGACCAAGGGTTCAAAACCTGCTTGTACTTTGCGACTTCCTGAGGCGGTTAAGGTTGCCATCGTGCGTCCATGAAAGGCTCGTTCCATCACAATAATAGATGGGGTTTCAATGCCTTTTTTATGACCGTAAAGTCGTGTTAATTTAATAGCTGCTTCATTGGCCTCAGCACCTGAGTTGGCAAAAAATACTTGTTCCATTCCAGCCATGGAGGTAAGTTTTTCCGCAAGTAATTCTTGTTGTTTAATGTGAAAAGTATTTGAGGTATGTAAGAGTTTTGCTGCTTGCTCTTGTATGGTTTTGGTCACATCTGGATGCGCATGCCCTAGCCCACAAACGGCTATCCCACTTAAGCCATCAAGATATGCTTTTCCCTGATCGTCATAAAGCCAAACGCCTTCACCATGAGTAAAGGTTATGGGCATGGGATTGTAACTAGTAATTAAAGCCATTATCTATCTTCCTTTTTATAATCTTTTTGCCGTCCATATAAAATCGTAGGCTGGGCTGTCAGCCCAGCAAACACCGCCAGCAACGCATCCGATGCTGGACTTGGTAGCCCAGCCTATAATGGCCGAGCGCTTAATTTAATGGTAGTGATTCGGCAATTATCCCATCACTTACTTCATATTATCAGAGACGAACTCCCAATTCACCAATGACCAAAATGCACTGATGTAATCAGGACGCGCATTACGGTAAT
Above is a genomic segment from Legionella lytica containing:
- a CDS encoding aspartate aminotransferase family protein, whose product is MALITSYNPMPITFTHGEGVWLYDDQGKAYLDGLSGIAVCGLGHAHPDVTKTIQEQAAKLLHTSNTFHIKQQELLAEKLTSMAGMEQVFFANSGAEANEAAIKLTRLYGHKKGIETPSIIVMERAFHGRTMATLTASGSRKVQAGFEPLVPGFIRAPFNDIEAIHTIAANREDVVAVMLEPIQGEGGIYAAEEGYLRAVAKLCEQHDWMLILDEIQTGNGRTGKLYACMHHNIQPDILTTAKGLGNGIPIGACLMSKKATDLFKPGNHGSTFGGNPLACATALTVLEIIERDKICDLVTRNSALLMDKLIQNLGEHPHVKAIRGKGYMIGVELDRPAMDMRNIGLANGIIFNVTADTVVRLLPPLTITEEEIDELVKRLTHTINQFTQ